A portion of the Candidatus Eremiobacteraceae bacterium genome contains these proteins:
- a CDS encoding P-loop NTPase, whose amino-acid sequence MPSLSPDTLIREVVETYKGSEAVFGAHGLPCAGCHVSTRESIRGGAGVHNLDLNALMADLERFIADGTVPPQRHKPAGPAAPPARQRKPGIEHVIAVMSGKGGVGKSAVTALLAVALRRRGANVGILDADITGPSQAKLFGVTARPYQGADGKPHPPVTRTGIQLMSMNLILDNESQAVIWRGPMVAKAINEFYNGLEWGKVDYLFIDLPPGTSDAPLTVLQSLPVSGTVLVSTPQGLATMIVSKAIKLVQQLHAPILGLVENMSYFIDPDTGKRFEPFGASKGVQLVVESGAPLLAQLPIDPTLAALCDEGKVEDYESCDYEALAGNFIKVLPALAVGAPTA is encoded by the coding sequence ATGCCGTCTCTTTCACCAGACACCCTGATCCGCGAAGTCGTCGAGACGTACAAAGGCTCCGAGGCTGTCTTCGGCGCGCACGGCCTGCCGTGCGCCGGTTGCCACGTCTCCACGCGCGAAAGCATACGCGGCGGCGCGGGCGTCCACAATCTCGACCTCAACGCGCTCATGGCGGATCTCGAACGCTTCATCGCCGACGGAACCGTTCCGCCGCAACGGCACAAGCCGGCCGGCCCGGCGGCTCCGCCCGCTCGCCAGCGAAAGCCGGGCATCGAACACGTCATCGCGGTGATGTCGGGCAAGGGCGGCGTCGGAAAATCCGCTGTGACGGCGCTGCTTGCGGTCGCATTGCGCCGGCGCGGCGCGAACGTCGGCATCCTCGATGCCGACATCACCGGGCCGAGCCAAGCCAAGCTCTTCGGCGTGACCGCCCGCCCGTACCAAGGGGCCGACGGCAAACCGCACCCGCCCGTCACGCGCACCGGCATCCAGCTCATGTCGATGAATCTGATCCTCGACAACGAGAGCCAAGCAGTGATCTGGCGTGGTCCGATGGTGGCCAAGGCGATCAACGAGTTCTACAACGGCTTGGAGTGGGGCAAGGTCGATTACCTTTTCATCGATCTGCCGCCCGGCACGTCCGATGCGCCCCTCACGGTGCTGCAGTCGCTGCCCGTCTCCGGCACCGTGCTCGTCAGCACGCCGCAGGGGCTAGCGACGATGATCGTCAGCAAAGCGATCAAGCTCGTCCAGCAGCTGCACGCGCCCATCTTGGGGCTGGTCGAGAACATGTCGTACTTCATCGATCCGGACACCGGCAAGCGCTTCGAGCCGTTCGGCGCCAGCAAGGGCGTCCAACTGGTCGTCGAGAGCGGCGCGCCGCTGCTCGCCCAGCTGCCCATCGACCCAACGCTGGCGGCATTGTGCGACGAGGGCAAAGTCGAAGACTACGAATCGTGCGACTATGAAGCCTTGGCCGGCAACTTCATCAAAGTCTTGCCCGCGCTAGCCGTGGGCGCACCGACCGCGTGA
- a CDS encoding TlpA disulfide reductase family protein → MLRWIVGAVVAVALVVLIAAFFPSEIDQSRGPAQVVGMTTPALTVPLVAGGDLDLQTLRGHDVLLNLWASWCGPCRREMPALERLAREQRGKLVVVAVDQGEAPATAAQFAKRFGVTFPVGSDQDQVLGTQLHLAGMPSSFFIDKNGVIREAIDGEMTYDMMLQKAQRIEQM, encoded by the coding sequence GTGCTTCGCTGGATCGTCGGCGCAGTCGTCGCGGTCGCGCTGGTGGTCCTGATCGCTGCGTTTTTCCCGAGCGAGATCGACCAGAGCCGCGGGCCGGCGCAGGTGGTCGGCATGACCACGCCGGCCCTCACCGTGCCGCTCGTCGCGGGCGGTGATCTGGATCTGCAGACGCTGCGCGGACACGATGTGCTGTTGAACCTGTGGGCCTCGTGGTGCGGCCCGTGCCGCAGAGAGATGCCCGCGCTCGAGCGCCTCGCGCGCGAGCAGCGTGGCAAACTCGTCGTGGTCGCGGTCGACCAGGGCGAGGCGCCCGCGACGGCGGCGCAATTCGCCAAACGGTTCGGCGTGACGTTCCCGGTCGGGTCCGATCAGGATCAAGTGCTGGGAACGCAGCTGCACCTCGCGGGCATGCCGAGCTCGTTCTTCATCGATAAGAACGGCGTGATCCGCGAAGCGATCGACGGCGAGATGACCTACGACATGATGCTGCAAAAGGCGCAGCGCATCGAACAGATGTAG
- a CDS encoding MoxR family ATPase — translation MKTISSIDDVQALLAEHRYVADRTLAVSIYLAATLGRPLFLEGEAGVGKTEVAKVLSAGLGRRLIRLQCYEGLDVNHALYEWNYAKQILHIRLAETHAGGEERAKIEREIFGPEFLIKRPLLQAIDDQNAAPAVLLIDEIDRADEEFEAFLLELLSDFQVTVPEVGTFTATTPPLVVLTSNRTREVHDALKRRCLYHWIDYPDVAREALIVESKVPGVGHRLALEAAALVATLRSDSFYKHPGVAETIDWAAALVALGKSSLDERAVSETIGCLLKYQEDVVKARDTALAARVERAHKVASQA, via the coding sequence GTGAAGACGATCTCATCCATAGACGACGTGCAGGCGCTGCTGGCCGAGCATCGCTACGTGGCGGACCGCACGCTCGCCGTGTCCATCTATCTGGCAGCCACGCTTGGCCGCCCGCTGTTCTTAGAGGGCGAAGCCGGCGTCGGCAAGACCGAGGTCGCAAAGGTGCTGTCCGCGGGCTTGGGCCGGCGGCTCATCCGCTTGCAGTGCTATGAGGGCCTCGACGTCAACCACGCGCTGTACGAGTGGAATTACGCCAAGCAGATCCTCCACATACGGCTCGCCGAAACGCACGCCGGCGGCGAGGAGCGCGCCAAGATCGAGCGCGAGATCTTCGGTCCGGAATTCCTCATCAAGCGGCCTCTGCTCCAAGCGATCGACGATCAAAATGCAGCCCCGGCGGTGCTTTTGATCGACGAGATCGACCGGGCGGATGAGGAGTTCGAGGCGTTTCTGCTCGAGCTGCTCTCCGATTTCCAGGTGACGGTGCCCGAGGTCGGCACGTTCACGGCCACGACGCCGCCGTTGGTCGTGCTGACGAGCAATCGCACGCGCGAAGTGCACGACGCCCTCAAACGGCGCTGCCTCTATCACTGGATCGACTATCCCGACGTCGCGCGCGAAGCGCTGATCGTCGAATCAAAAGTCCCCGGCGTCGGACATCGGCTTGCGTTGGAAGCTGCGGCCCTCGTGGCCACGCTGCGCAGCGATTCGTTCTACAAGCATCCAGGCGTGGCCGAGACGATCGACTGGGCGGCGGCGCTGGTCGCGCTCGGCAAGTCATCGCTCGACGAGCGCGCGGTGTCGGAGACGATCGGCTGCCTGCTCAAGTATCAGGAAGACGTCGTCAAAGCGCGCGACACCGCGCTTGCCGCGCGCGTCGAGCGCGCGCACAAGGTCGCGTCGCAGGCGTGA
- a CDS encoding NRDE family protein — MCTLLIWKHQHPEYPIIVAANRDEFEGRPSTDPLRLCEHPLVVGGRDEVAGGTWLAVSELGVIVALTNRRGAGRHDPAKRSRGQLVLELSGLASAARIEERLRLVDTAEYNPFVFVALDRDRGIAAHAGDDGLRVASMPDGLHVVTNWEMDDDRHPKSRRTAQLASSVDIAVGEPELIDRLHRLLGDHAPGERGDDGGVCVHRPQERYGTRSSAIVTLAKGGPARFYYGRGHACENRMQDVSALFQREDTSRARVER; from the coding sequence GTGTGCACGCTGCTCATCTGGAAGCACCAGCATCCCGAGTACCCGATCATCGTCGCCGCCAACCGCGACGAATTCGAAGGACGTCCGTCCACCGATCCGCTGCGGCTATGCGAACATCCGCTCGTCGTCGGCGGGCGCGACGAGGTCGCAGGCGGCACGTGGCTGGCGGTGTCTGAGCTCGGCGTCATCGTCGCGCTCACGAATCGGCGCGGAGCTGGGCGGCACGACCCGGCCAAACGCTCGCGCGGGCAGTTGGTGCTCGAGCTCTCGGGCCTCGCGTCGGCGGCACGGATCGAAGAGCGCCTGCGCCTGGTCGACACAGCCGAATACAATCCATTCGTCTTCGTGGCGCTCGACCGCGACCGCGGCATCGCAGCGCACGCAGGCGACGACGGCCTGCGCGTCGCCTCGATGCCCGACGGGCTCCACGTGGTCACCAATTGGGAGATGGACGACGATCGTCATCCGAAATCGCGGCGCACCGCGCAGCTCGCTTCGTCGGTCGACATCGCCGTGGGCGAGCCCGAGTTGATCGATCGCTTGCACCGGCTGCTGGGCGACCACGCGCCTGGCGAGCGCGGCGACGACGGGGGCGTGTGCGTTCACCGCCCGCAGGAGCGATACGGCACGCGCTCCAGTGCGATCGTCACGCTCGCCAAGGGCGGCCCAGCACGCTTCTACTATGGCCGCGGACACGCGTGCGAAAATCGCATGCAAGACGTGTCCGCGCTGTTCCAAAGAGAAGATACATCCCGCGCTCGCGTCGAACGATAA